CAATGATTATTGTAAAGATAATGGAATCAAGAGATAACTAACCACATCTTACACGCCACAACAAAACAGAGTAGCTGAGAGGAAGAACAAAATAGTGATGAACATGGTAAGAAGTATGATGGTTGATATTCCTAAGAGTTTTTGGCCTGAAGCTGCGAGTTGGGCGTTCTATGCGCTTAACAGAAGTCCCACTTCTTCAGTGAAGGACATGACACCTATGGAAGCTTGGAGTGGGATAAAGGCTCTGTAGAACATTTTAGGGTGTTAGGTTGTATAGGACATGTACATGTGCCTGACGCCAAACGCACTAAACTAGAGAATAAAAGCAGAAGTTGTGTACTATTTGGGGTTAGTTCAGAATCAAAAGGATACAGGTTATTCGATCCCATAAACAAGAAAATTATTGTTAGTTGGGATGTTGTGTTTGAAGAAGAGAGAAAGTGGAGCTGGGATAAGAGTTACGATAGCTTGATAAGTCTTGATCTGGACTGGGGAGATGACAAAAATGAAGGAGGAGTTGAGACGCAAGATGTTACTATAGAAACTGTCACTagagaagataaagcaagcatagaTGAAGAGGGAAGTGATACAGAAAACACTAGGGCAGTGGCTGCGAGATCTCTTGAAGCCTTAAATACAAGGGAAGGAAATTGTGTCAGAAGGACAAGTCGTATCAGAAGGAGACCAATGTGGATGAACGACTATAATGtcaataatgaagctgaaattACCGTCAATGATGAAGCTTAAACTGCTGAAGCAAGTCAAGATCACAATGCACATTTAGCCTTATTCATAGAATGTGATCCCGTTAGCTATGAAGAAGCGGCTAAGAGTCAAGAATGGAGAAATGTTATGAATTCATAAATTCAATCCATTGAGAAGAATGGAACTTGGTTTCTCACTAATCTACCAGAGGGAGCCAAGAGTATATGAGTCAAATGGGTTTATAAGACTAAATTGAATCAATACGAAAAAGTTAAAAAGTATAAAGCTCGGTTAGTTGCAAAAGGATATGCACAGGAACATGTAATTGATCATAAGGAGGTATATGCACCAGTCGCTCAGATGGATACCGTGAGGATGATTTTAGCATTGGCAGCTCATAAAAGTTGGATAATCTATCAGCTAGATGTAAAGTCAGCTTTCCTGCAAGGAGAACTCTCCGAAGAAGTGTACGTGGACCAACCAACAGGGTATGAAATCAAGGGTGCAGAAAGAAAAGTGTACAAGCTTCATAAGGCGTTGTATGGATTAAAGCAGGCACCACGTTCATGGTTCAGCAGGATAGATACTTACTTTCAGAAGATGGGATTTTTAAAGGATGTTAGCGAGCAAACACTCTTCACAAAATTCAACACACAAGGTAAATGCCTAATTATTAGCTTGTATGTTGATGATTTGATCTACACGAGTTTAAAGAATCCACGATGAAAGAGTTCGAAATGACTGGCTTGGAAAGAATGAAATACTTCCTGGGAATTGAGGTGCTGCAGCTTGATAATGGGatttttatttgtcaaagaaAGTATGTGAAAAAGTTGCTAACAAAATTCAGAATGGAGGAAAGCAACTCTGTCTTAAATCCTATTGTCCCAGGGTCTAAGATTCACAAAGATTAAGAAGGTGTGAAGGTAAATATCACACTCTATAAGCAGATTGTGGGAAGCATGATGTATGTGACATCCACTCGGTTAGATGTAATGTATGCTGTTAGTCTGATTATCAAATACATGTCTATGCCAACTGAACTTCACTTTGCAGCGGCCAAAAGAATTTTAAGGTATTTGTAAGGGACCATTGAATATGGGCTCTTTTACAGGAGAAGGGGAAAGAGAGAGCTAGTTGGATTCACTGGCAGTGATTACGCTGGATGTGTGGAGGACAGGAAAAGTACATCCGTGTATACCTTCATTCTCAGTGATGCAGCTATGGCATGGTCCTCAAAGAATCAACCAATTGTTACTCTAAGTACAACTAAAGCAGAATTTGTGGCGGCAACAACTTGCTCTTGTCAATTAATATGGATGAAAAGAGTGTTGGGAAATATTGGCTACGAAGGAAGCAACAACCctgttattttttatgataacaaCTAAACAATCAAGCTATCAAAAAATCCAGTAATGCACGACAAAAGTAAACACATCGATGTAAGGTTCCACTTCCTATGTGAGCTGGTGAATGAAGGAGTTGTTCAGTTAAGGTTTTGTAGCACGCAGCAGCAGGTTGCAGATATATTTACCAAGCCACTCGACACAAGAACCTTCCAGGGACTCAGAAAGAAGCTAGGAGTACGTGATGCACCAAAGTTAAACAGAATTGGACAATTCAGTTTAGGAGGAGATGTTAAGATTAGTATttagatatttaaaaaaataaaattaggtaTTGCAGAATAGTAGTATGTGTCAGTTTATTGTTAGCTATTTTATTGTTTCAGTCAAAGTCAGTTCCTAGATTTTAGGAAGGAATAAAGAACTCTACATGTAATGGGCAGTTAGAGAGATCGTGTGATATTGTGTAAGTCTATTTATTGAACTTTTCTTATTCAATTAAGTAAGTTTTCCAGCATTTGATtctaacaattggtatcagagcagaaaATTTCACAAGAAACAACCAATCACATCCATAACACATGGATTTACACACAATCAatcacattttttattaattaactaataaaactaaaattatctcTCTTCTCCATTATCATAACCACTCTCCATGttggcaattaaaaacgaaattaaattttaaataaatttaaattctatatttttttattggttgttcctaaatatatggatttaggttcgtatccatacaaatatttctcttacagtATTTGATTCTAACATTAAAATGGCATGACTAAAAATTATAAAACATGAAACTTTGAGGACAAACgaatatttaattgtattaacTTTTATAATTACAATCTTTCAAAGGCGAAAACCAGACCACACACGTAGATGATATGGGCCTTGAACTCGAATCTTCTAACGCATGATTTGGACACCTAACAACTTCCCTATACTCACGAATATTATCAATTCGAATTTCTTTAGCACGAAACAAACCAACGAATATCCTATTGCCAGTGCATAAAGACTCTTTTACACCTTATCTTTATCAACCGAAACCTACTAAAGCAAAGCTCGTAACAAAAAGTAGAAACCCGCGGGACCCTCACAATTGATACTAATAATAAATCATACAGCTAAATTACCGACGCAGTATCACGGACCATACACCGGGTTTGTAGCGTTGATTAAACCCCGAACCACACTTGACCTACCCCCAACAAGTCATTTCCAACTTCTTTTTCTATATTTATAcctaaaaaccctatttatttccCATTTCTTCTACAACTTTCCACTCTTCTCGATCTTTCCGCTACCACTCTCTCTCTTCTACTTCACTACTTCCTCTTCCTTCAACAGCCATGGGTGGTGGTAAGCATAACCGTTtcgttatttttcttcattttttcgtTGATTTTTACTTTAATTTGTCTAAGTTGATCTGATTTTTCCTctgtgtttgatttttttttgaatttctcgTGGAGCAGCCAAGGTCAAGATCGGAATCAACGGTAAATACTCTAGTTCCTCCGATCTCTCTTCGTTTCTGCATAGATCggatttttgtgagtttttgatGATCTTTTATGTGTAACTGACAGGATTCGGAAGAATCGGACGTTTGGTTGCCAGAGTTGCTTTGAAGAGAGATGATGTTGAACTCGTTGCCGTTAACGATCCTTTCATCACCACTGATTACATGGTATATATAtagctcttgccttgatctacTTTGCTTAATAGTTTCAGATCATAAATATTCTCGGGGTGaaactttatttatttgttgattattattTTTGAGTGTTTTAAGCGTTTTTGTTTTAGATCTGATTTTATTTGGTAATTTTTTGGTTGATTTGGTTTGTGTGTAGACATACATGTTTAAGTATGACAGTGTTCACGGTCAGTGGAAGAACGACGAACTCACCGTCAAGGACTCTAACACTCTTCTCTTCGGTCAGAAGCCAGTTACTGTCTTTGCACACAGGTATATAGTTCATCAATTCAATTGCTGTGTTTGTGTGTAGATAGATATGCCTGCAGGTTTTTATGTTAATAGAAATGAATAGTCGGTGAATTATCATGTGTATTCAGTTTCGGTATTGAGTGTGTTTTAGAGTAGAGTGTCATTTGTGTAATTGTTATAATATTGATTGTTAATTAACATACTTTTTTTTGTAATTTGTGTATTTGATTCATGTTTGATTTGTGCGCCTCAGGAACCCAGAAGAGATTCCATGGGCCAGCACTGGTGCTGATATCATTGTTGAGTCTACTGGTGTCTTTACTGACAAGGACAAAGCTGCTGCTCATTTGAAGGTTTGCATTTCTGTGGTTTCACTTTTTAGTTGTTGATTATTCCTTTGATCGAGTTTGTACATGTGTATGTTGGTATTACATGGTTTGTGTTTCATTTTTCTTTCCTTGATTGTATTCAATTGTTTAAATTTGTCAGTTGCCTATGGTTTTCTTGTTTTCATGCACATTGCTGTTTACCATTGCACTCTAAAAAATGTATGTTATGTTGTGAATTTTGACGGTTTTGCAAGTCAGTCAACCTTTTTCTTTCCTCTTATGGCAGTGGTTCTAATATGAGTgttatgttttaatttgttttgtgTTTAGATCTAATAGGATGTACAACTTGCAACTTCATATCTTGTTACTCAATGTTGTGCACGTTGTTACTTTTGTAATGATtagttttctacttttttttatattgtgAGGGCAGAATGATcatatatttgttttgtttgatttaggGTGGTGCCAAGAAGGTCATCATTTCTGCTCCCAGTAAAGATGCTCCCATGTTTGTTGTTGGTGTTAACGAGAATGAATACAAGCCAGAGTATGACATTATTTCCAATGCTAGCTGCACCACCAACTGCCTTGCACCACTTGCAAAGGTTTTATGAACCAACATATATTTTAGCCTCTAATTTCCCTATTGCTTTGCTGTATCAGGTCTCAACTGTGTTTTGTTTATTCTGCAGGTTATTAATGACAGGTTTGGCATTGTTGAGGGTCTCATGACCACTGTCCATTCCATTACTGGTGGGTATATAGCCAGTGTGTTACTGTTGCATTTGTTAATTCATTCCCAGAGGAATTACTAATTAATTCATTCTCTTGCTGCAATGTTAATAATCAGCCACCCAGAAGACTGTTGATGGACCATCAAGCAAGGACTGGAGAGGTGGAAGAGCTGCTTCATTTAACATCATTCCCAGCAGTACTGGAGCTGCTAAGGTGAGAATATTTGGTTCTGTTTTCAGACTCTTTAGCACTGTTGCAATTATTGCTGTTGCCAATATTTGGTTTGGTTTTAATCTGTTCTGTCCCATTAGGCTGTCGGCAAAGTGCTTCCTGCCTTGAACGGAAAGTTGACCGGTATGTCATTCCGTGTCCCAACTGTGGATGTCTCTGTTGTTGACCTTACAGTGAGGCTCGAGAAGGCCGCCACCTATGACCAAATCAAAGCTGCTATCAAGTAAGTGCtcaattttaagtttcagtttcTGACTAAGTATTTCACTAAATTTGTTGAGTCCTTAATATTTATGTCTCAAATACTATTACGTGTTGACTTCTATGATATTTAATATTTGCATCTGTGCAGGGAGGAGTCCGAGGGCAAGTTGAAAGGAATCCTTGGTTACACTGAAGACGATGTGGTCTCCACTGACTTTATTGGTGACACCAGGTAAATATAATACTAGCAGTTTAGAAGCATTGTGCATTGAGTATAATTTATGATTGTTGGAGTTAATTTTGTTTCTAATTAATGTTATCAGGTCAAGTATCTTTGATGCCAAGGCAGGAATTGCCTTAAATGACAAGTTTGTTAAGCTTGTCTCATGGTATGACAACGAGTTGGGTTACAGGTAATCATCTGTCTTATCTTTTTCATATGGTCGATCCCTT
This genomic stretch from Vicia villosa cultivar HV-30 ecotype Madison, WI unplaced genomic scaffold, Vvil1.0 ctg.000195F_1_1_1, whole genome shotgun sequence harbors:
- the LOC131625217 gene encoding glyceraldehyde-3-phosphate dehydrogenase, cytosolic, with the translated sequence MGGAKVKIGINGFGRIGRLVARVALKRDDVELVAVNDPFITTDYMTYMFKYDSVHGQWKNDELTVKDSNTLLFGQKPVTVFAHRNPEEIPWASTGADIIVESTGVFTDKDKAAAHLKGGAKKVIISAPSKDAPMFVVGVNENEYKPEYDIISNASCTTNCLAPLAKVINDRFGIVEGLMTTVHSITATQKTVDGPSSKDWRGGRAASFNIIPSSTGAAKAVGKVLPALNGKLTGMSFRVPTVDVSVVDLTVRLEKAATYDQIKAAIKEESEGKLKGILGYTEDDVVSTDFIGDTRSSIFDAKAGIALNDKFVKLVSWYDNELGYSTRVVDLIVHIAKQL